In Candidatus Roseilinea sp., one DNA window encodes the following:
- a CDS encoding acyl-CoA dehydrogenase, with protein sequence MSQPSAKQPPPINGDLYDIESELNDDERAILLRWRAFMRDEVAPIINDYWERGEFPMQLIPKIGALTMETIGKGQTHYPRMSPLLSGMLSAEVARVDPSLCSFLGVHRRLCMTSIWLFGSQEQKDRWLPPMLRFEKIGSWVLTEPLVGSGAARGLLTTARREGDVWVLDGEKKWSGNATFADVNCIWAKNAETGAVHGFLVERGMPGYHVEKIHDKISKRVVQNVLIRLEGCRVPEANRLPGARAFDDVARQLTNARADVAWEAVGIARGAYERALAYALQREQFGRKIAAFQIQQLNLAKMLGNVTAMQSMMVQLAKLMQREGSLSPERASLAKAWCTERMRETVAIARAMLGGNGILLEHDVARLFADAEAVYSYEGSYEINSLIVGKAITGYSAFV encoded by the coding sequence ATGTCCCAGCCATCCGCGAAACAACCACCGCCGATCAACGGCGACCTATATGACATCGAGTCGGAGCTGAACGACGATGAGCGCGCCATCCTGCTGCGCTGGCGCGCCTTCATGCGCGACGAGGTCGCACCGATCATCAACGACTACTGGGAACGCGGCGAGTTCCCCATGCAGCTCATCCCCAAGATCGGCGCGTTGACGATGGAAACCATCGGCAAAGGCCAGACGCACTACCCGCGCATGTCGCCGCTGCTCTCCGGCATGCTGAGCGCCGAGGTGGCGCGGGTGGACCCATCGCTGTGCTCGTTCCTGGGCGTGCACCGCCGGCTGTGCATGACCTCGATCTGGCTGTTCGGCTCACAAGAACAGAAAGACCGCTGGCTGCCGCCGATGCTGCGCTTCGAGAAGATCGGCTCGTGGGTGCTGACCGAGCCACTGGTCGGCAGCGGCGCCGCGCGTGGCTTGCTCACCACGGCCCGGCGCGAAGGCGACGTATGGGTGCTCGACGGCGAGAAGAAGTGGAGCGGCAACGCGACGTTCGCTGACGTGAACTGCATCTGGGCGAAGAACGCCGAGACCGGCGCCGTACACGGCTTTCTGGTGGAGCGCGGCATGCCGGGCTATCACGTCGAAAAGATCCACGACAAGATCAGCAAGCGCGTGGTACAAAATGTGCTGATCCGGCTCGAAGGCTGCCGCGTGCCGGAGGCCAACCGCTTGCCCGGCGCGCGCGCGTTCGATGACGTGGCGCGTCAGTTGACGAACGCCCGCGCAGATGTGGCGTGGGAGGCCGTCGGCATCGCGCGCGGCGCATATGAGCGCGCTCTGGCCTATGCGCTGCAACGCGAGCAGTTCGGGCGCAAGATCGCGGCCTTCCAAATTCAGCAGCTCAATTTGGCCAAGATGCTCGGCAACGTCACGGCCATGCAGAGCATGATGGTGCAGTTGGCCAAGCTGATGCAGCGCGAAGGTAGCCTCTCGCCGGAGCGTGCTTCGCTGGCCAAAGCTTGGTGCACCGAGCGGATGCGCGAGACGGTCGCCATCGCCCGCGCCATGCTGGGCGGCAACGGCATCTTGCTGGAGCACGACGTGGCGCGCCTGTTCGCCGACGCTGAGGCGGTGTATTCCTACGAAGGCTCGTACGAGATCAACAGTCTGATCGTGGGCAAGGCGATCACCGGCTACTCGGCCTTTGTCTGA
- a CDS encoding MFS transporter, which produces MATQAPVQTQPYLSESAALPATRVKKLPLFSVFLAHISVDMQTSSLTVLLPLLLASFGLNYSLAALIVSVNNLVIAVAQPLFGIVGDRKPMRWLMFTGAMLCGVAMVSVTLLPSYWLVLIAVVLSGLGSAAFHPEGLSAVRAVSGDKPASGTSFFFFGGNLGFALGPFLATLLIAAYGTPGALGMIAPTLLAMGVLFLQRRAFGARAGVAGGRLPGASPAANVRRAFWLVVFLLALIAVRSLILSGLQTFIPLYFTGYSDLSKERIGAMVSVLIFSGAFGTLFGGPISERIGRRNTMCLAMLIVLAALFVFLRTDGLAQLIAIGIAGAFITMPWPISVVMVQEAMPNNVGLAGGLTLGLAYGASGLGVSALGGLADWVGLPTVMTLIALLPILVFFMSLFVPEGPRMQRNGARADGR; this is translated from the coding sequence ATGGCCACCCAAGCCCCTGTCCAAACCCAACCCTACTTATCCGAGTCAGCCGCGTTGCCGGCCACCCGCGTCAAAAAGCTTCCGCTGTTCTCTGTCTTCCTGGCGCACATCAGCGTGGACATGCAGACCAGCTCGCTCACCGTGCTGCTGCCGTTGCTGCTCGCTTCGTTCGGCCTCAACTACAGCTTGGCGGCGCTGATCGTCAGCGTGAACAACCTGGTGATCGCCGTAGCGCAACCGCTGTTCGGCATCGTCGGCGACCGGAAGCCGATGCGCTGGCTGATGTTCACCGGCGCGATGTTGTGTGGCGTAGCGATGGTGAGCGTGACGCTGCTACCCAGCTATTGGCTGGTGCTGATCGCCGTGGTGCTGAGTGGGCTTGGCTCGGCAGCCTTCCACCCGGAAGGGCTGTCCGCCGTCCGCGCAGTGAGCGGGGACAAGCCGGCCAGCGGCACATCGTTCTTCTTTTTCGGCGGCAACCTGGGCTTCGCGCTCGGCCCGTTTCTGGCCACGCTGCTCATCGCTGCCTATGGCACGCCCGGCGCGCTGGGCATGATTGCACCCACCTTGCTGGCGATGGGCGTGCTGTTCTTGCAACGGCGCGCATTCGGCGCGCGCGCCGGCGTCGCCGGCGGCCGGCTGCCCGGCGCATCACCCGCGGCGAACGTCCGGCGCGCGTTCTGGCTCGTCGTCTTCCTGCTCGCGCTGATCGCTGTGCGCTCGCTGATCCTAAGCGGATTGCAGACGTTCATTCCGCTCTACTTCACCGGCTACAGCGACCTGTCGAAGGAGCGCATCGGCGCGATGGTGTCGGTGCTGATCTTCAGCGGGGCATTCGGCACGCTCTTCGGCGGTCCGATTAGCGAACGCATCGGACGGCGCAACACCATGTGCCTGGCCATGTTGATCGTGCTGGCCGCGCTGTTCGTCTTCCTGCGCACCGATGGGTTGGCCCAGCTCATCGCCATCGGCATCGCCGGCGCGTTCATCACCATGCCATGGCCGATCAGCGTGGTGATGGTGCAGGAAGCGATGCCCAACAACGTCGGGCTGGCCGGCGGCTTGACGCTCGGCCTGGCCTACGGTGCCAGCGGGCTGGGCGTCAGCGCGCTGGGCGGCCTGGCCGATTGGGTCGGCCTACCGACAGTGATGACGTTGATCGCGCTGCTGCCCATCCTGGTCTTCTTCATGAGTCTGTTCGTGCCGGAAGGGCCGAGGATGCAGCGCAACGGCGCACGCGCCGACGGTCGCTAG
- a CDS encoding peptidase M23: MTGRQSLVIRCWSLVAGRWYNPRVIVSKVQPSLNDLARCVAAALLSAALSLSSSYAQDQPPPADAPAAPPTADPNVLPQPAELPTAVIEVVATPEPLHTPIPPPRSDDPLVRFVQLGETLNSLAAQSGFSAGDLAQRNRLTNPHLLLIGQKIRMPAPPSNNIQLYRVSAGDTLVSIAAQYGVSPHALRRVNDLPCSACLVFGQMLRVPQAGAASNLPEPFERIEVSPVLPRQGEVVVIRIAARAPLQQITGMLADRPLRFAQKDGEYIALSGVSALQEPGVYPITVRAITQNGLASVVQGRLQVAAGRFGYETLILSTKLMPLLEPHVNQEERAELDAIFSDFSGTQWWQGPLQWPIKSKIMSYYGTRRNFNRGKLNTFHSGIDLTARVGTPVKAAAPGLVVTAQAFPIRGNTIILDHGRGVFTVYCHLSKFEVELGQIVNAGDVIGYTGNTGRTLGPHLHFELAVGGVTVNPLVWLESELP; the protein is encoded by the coding sequence GTGACGGGGCGTCAATCATTGGTCATTAGGTGCTGGTCGCTGGTTGCCGGTCGTTGGTACAATCCGCGCGTCATCGTGTCCAAAGTTCAGCCTTCGTTGAACGATCTCGCCCGCTGCGTTGCTGCCGCGCTCCTCTCGGCGGCGCTCTCGCTTTCATCTTCCTACGCACAAGACCAGCCGCCGCCGGCAGACGCACCGGCCGCGCCGCCCACCGCCGATCCGAATGTGCTGCCTCAGCCGGCCGAATTGCCCACAGCGGTGATCGAAGTCGTGGCGACGCCCGAACCCCTCCACACGCCCATCCCGCCGCCGCGCAGCGACGACCCGCTGGTGCGCTTCGTCCAGCTAGGCGAGACGCTGAACAGCCTCGCCGCGCAGTCCGGGTTCTCGGCCGGCGACCTTGCCCAGCGCAACAGGCTCACCAACCCACACCTGTTGCTGATCGGGCAGAAGATCCGCATGCCGGCGCCGCCCTCGAACAACATCCAGTTGTATCGCGTCTCGGCCGGCGACACGCTGGTGAGCATCGCGGCGCAATACGGCGTTTCGCCTCACGCGCTGCGCCGCGTCAACGATCTGCCGTGCAGCGCGTGCTTGGTATTCGGCCAGATGCTGCGCGTGCCGCAGGCCGGCGCAGCGAGCAACCTACCGGAACCGTTCGAACGGATCGAGGTCTCGCCGGTCCTACCGCGGCAGGGCGAGGTCGTCGTGATACGCATCGCCGCCCGCGCGCCGCTACAACAGATTACCGGCATGCTCGCCGACCGACCGCTGCGCTTCGCCCAGAAAGACGGTGAATACATCGCGCTGAGCGGCGTGTCGGCGTTGCAGGAGCCGGGGGTCTACCCGATCACCGTCCGCGCCATCACCCAGAACGGCCTGGCCAGCGTCGTGCAAGGTCGACTGCAGGTGGCTGCCGGCCGCTTTGGCTACGAGACCCTGATCCTGAGCACGAAGCTGATGCCGCTGCTCGAACCCCACGTCAACCAGGAGGAACGCGCTGAACTCGACGCGATCTTCAGCGACTTTTCGGGCACCCAGTGGTGGCAGGGTCCGCTGCAATGGCCGATCAAGAGCAAGATCATGTCGTATTACGGCACGCGGCGCAACTTCAACCGCGGCAAGTTGAACACCTTCCACAGCGGCATAGACCTCACCGCGCGCGTCGGCACGCCGGTGAAGGCCGCTGCGCCTGGGCTCGTCGTCACTGCACAGGCATTCCCCATCCGCGGCAATACCATCATTCTGGATCACGGTCGTGGCGTATTCACCGTATATTGCCATCTCTCGAAGTTCGAGGTCGAGTTGGGCCAGATCGTCAACGCCGGCGACGTGATCGGCTACACCGGCAACACCGGTCGCACCCTGGGCCCGCACCTCCACTTCGAGCTGGCCGTCGGCGGGGTGACGGTCAACCCGTTAGTGTGGCTGGAGAGCGAGCTACCCTGA
- a CDS encoding glycosyl transferase family 1: MRLLFLTPQLPYPPQQGTALRNWGLISHLAARHEVWLISFDERPAGARDALPEPLRRACRSVVTAPVPARSLGDRLRTLATSALPDMAWRLWLPAFEQTLHAHLCDHHFDVVQFEGIELARYMIGAARLPHRARFVFDEHNAEYLLQKRTFESDMRIPRRWHGAAYSFVQWQRLRAFERRALRAADAVLCVSPEDAASLKRLAPSVQPTVIYNGIDVAQYAKFALPTSHSPLPTPHAPLPTIVFTGKMDFRPNVDAVLWFARRVWPAVKHAHPNARLLVVGQKPSPRLDPLRADPDIVLTGQVDDVRPYIAQADVYIAPLLAGGGTRFKLLEAMAMRRAIVSTSLGCEGFAITSGRELIVADRPEEFASAVVELLRSPSHRAALGESAYRFVSATYDWGAILPKLAQVYERLTAR, translated from the coding sequence ATGCGCCTGCTCTTCCTCACGCCGCAATTGCCGTATCCGCCCCAACAGGGGACGGCGCTGCGCAATTGGGGATTAATCTCGCACCTAGCGGCGCGACACGAGGTTTGGCTGATCTCGTTCGATGAACGGCCGGCAGGCGCGAGAGACGCGCTGCCCGAGCCGTTGCGCCGAGCCTGCCGGAGCGTCGTCACCGCGCCCGTGCCGGCGCGTAGCCTGGGCGACCGCCTGCGCACGCTGGCCACTTCGGCGTTGCCCGACATGGCCTGGCGGCTGTGGTTGCCGGCGTTCGAGCAAACGCTGCACGCGCACCTGTGTGATCACCATTTCGACGTGGTTCAGTTCGAGGGAATCGAGCTGGCGCGTTACATGATCGGTGCTGCCCGGCTGCCCCATCGCGCGCGCTTCGTCTTCGACGAACACAACGCGGAGTATCTGCTGCAGAAGCGCACCTTCGAGTCCGACATGCGCATCCCCAGGCGCTGGCACGGCGCGGCGTATTCGTTCGTGCAGTGGCAACGGCTGCGCGCGTTCGAGCGCCGGGCGCTGCGCGCTGCCGACGCAGTCTTGTGCGTCTCGCCGGAAGATGCGGCCTCGTTGAAGCGACTCGCGCCGTCCGTCCAGCCGACCGTGATCTACAACGGCATTGACGTCGCGCAATATGCCAAGTTCGCACTCCCCACTTCCCACTCCCCACTTCCCACTCCCCACGCTCCACTCCCCACCATCGTCTTCACCGGCAAGATGGACTTCCGGCCCAACGTGGACGCCGTGTTGTGGTTCGCCCGGCGCGTGTGGCCGGCAGTGAAGCACGCCCATCCGAACGCGCGCCTGCTGGTCGTCGGCCAAAAGCCCAGCCCGCGACTCGACCCGCTGCGCGCCGACCCGGACATCGTGTTGACCGGCCAGGTGGACGACGTACGGCCCTACATCGCGCAGGCCGACGTTTACATCGCGCCGTTGCTGGCCGGGGGCGGCACGCGCTTCAAGCTGCTCGAGGCGATGGCCATGCGCCGCGCCATCGTCAGCACGTCGCTCGGGTGTGAGGGGTTTGCAATCACGTCGGGGCGCGAGTTGATTGTGGCCGACCGGCCGGAGGAATTCGCCAGCGCCGTGGTCGAGTTGTTGCGCAGCCCGTCGCATCGCGCTGCGCTCGGCGAGAGCGCTTATCGCTTCGTCTCGGCGACGTACGACTGGGGCGCTATCCTACCGAAGCTGGCGCAGGTCTACGAACGGCTCACTGCCCGTTAG
- the thuA gene encoding trehalose utilization protein ThuA has product MSTSNAINVTIWHEYRHEKTHKVVAELYPQGMHQAIAEGLRQNDRGGEFIIRTATLDEPEHGLPPAVLDATDVLIWWGHAAHGEVRDDVVERVVKRVWDGMGLIVLHSGHFSKPFKRLMGTDCALRWREANDKERFWVVNPAHPIAQGLPDYFELEAEEMYGEFFGIPQPDELVFISWFTGGEVFRSGCCWHRGMGKVFYFRPGHETYPTYFNPLVRQVIANGVRWAAPTRIASFTRDVSRPSKPLEDLGVAELTKDPSLHGH; this is encoded by the coding sequence ATGTCTACTTCAAACGCGATCAACGTTACGATCTGGCACGAGTATCGCCACGAAAAGACGCACAAGGTCGTTGCCGAGCTGTATCCGCAGGGCATGCATCAGGCGATTGCCGAAGGGCTGCGACAGAACGACCGCGGCGGCGAATTCATCATCCGCACGGCCACGCTCGACGAGCCGGAGCATGGCCTGCCGCCGGCCGTGCTGGATGCCACCGATGTGCTGATCTGGTGGGGGCATGCGGCGCACGGCGAAGTGCGCGACGACGTGGTCGAGCGCGTCGTCAAGCGCGTGTGGGACGGCATGGGGCTGATCGTGCTGCACAGCGGCCACTTCTCCAAGCCGTTCAAGCGGCTGATGGGCACAGACTGCGCGCTGCGCTGGCGCGAAGCCAACGACAAGGAGCGCTTCTGGGTGGTCAACCCTGCGCATCCGATTGCCCAGGGCCTGCCGGACTACTTCGAGCTGGAAGCCGAGGAGATGTACGGCGAGTTCTTCGGCATCCCGCAGCCGGACGAGCTGGTGTTCATCAGTTGGTTCACCGGCGGCGAGGTTTTCCGCAGCGGTTGCTGCTGGCATCGCGGCATGGGCAAGGTGTTCTACTTCCGCCCCGGCCACGAAACCTATCCCACCTACTTCAATCCACTGGTCCGGCAAGTCATCGCCAACGGCGTGCGCTGGGCTGCGCCCACGCGCATCGCCTCGTTCACGCGCGATGTTTCGCGGCCCTCGAAGCCACTCGAAGACCTGGGTGTGGCCGAGCTGACCAAAGATCCATCGCTGCACGGCCATTGA
- the ogt gene encoding methylated-DNA--protein-cysteine methyltransferase gives MYQAALDTPIGRLMIEGTRKAVTAVRWVTPDVPVGKGCKVVIQARKQLREYFEGKRRTFDVPISLDRLTDFQRAVLMEVRSVGYGETITYAEIARRLKKATAPRAVGQANARNPINIIVPCHRVLSSNGKLTGYAGGVQAKAWLLKHEQAVLV, from the coding sequence GTGTATCAAGCTGCGCTCGACACTCCGATCGGCCGGCTGATGATCGAGGGCACGCGCAAGGCCGTCACAGCGGTGCGCTGGGTCACGCCCGATGTGCCGGTCGGCAAAGGGTGCAAGGTCGTCATTCAGGCGCGCAAGCAGTTGCGCGAGTACTTCGAAGGTAAGCGCCGGACGTTCGATGTGCCGATTTCGCTCGACCGGCTCACCGACTTCCAGCGTGCGGTGTTGATGGAAGTGCGCTCGGTCGGCTATGGCGAAACCATCACCTATGCCGAGATCGCCCGGCGGCTGAAGAAGGCCACCGCGCCGCGCGCAGTCGGCCAGGCCAACGCCCGCAATCCGATCAACATCATCGTCCCCTGTCACCGCGTGCTCTCCAGCAATGGCAAGCTGACCGGCTACGCCGGCGGCGTGCAGGCGAAGGCGTGGTTGCTCAAACATGAGCAAGCCGTGCTCGTTTGA
- a CDS encoding glycosyl transferase family 1: MSSVADRRLCAVLVDCRLMYYRKAGVSYYTRRLVRALSALRAPAFTLRILLDRRDADTGWVPANVGIVRAATPAHHRYEHLTLPVELASRGLLRAPHAVFHSPDFITCWGRFRKVITIHDLYFMEHPEVMSADGMRYYGRIRWSASVADRIIAVSHFTRQDILRLIPEAAPEKVVVVHEAADRELRIENEELRKSSASLHSQFSILNSRFILFVGTLEPRKNLGTLLRALARLPSDVRLVVVGAVGWRNEALGDVARELGVTDRVTFAGWVSDDELDALYRQARLLVMPSLSEGFGLPVLEAMSRGTPVVCSSAGSLPEIAADAALLHEPMDAAELAQHILALWTDDALHAEYARRGLMRAQRFSWARAAQETLAVYRAALG; encoded by the coding sequence ATGTCGAGCGTCGCCGATCGCAGACTTTGTGCGGTCCTCGTGGACTGCCGGCTGATGTATTACCGCAAGGCGGGCGTGTCGTACTACACGCGACGCCTGGTGCGTGCCCTGTCGGCGCTGCGAGCGCCGGCGTTCACGCTGCGCATCCTGCTGGACCGGCGCGATGCCGACACCGGCTGGGTGCCGGCCAACGTCGGCATCGTCCGGGCAGCCACGCCGGCCCATCACCGTTACGAACATCTGACCTTGCCCGTCGAGCTGGCCTCGCGGGGCCTGCTTCGCGCGCCGCATGCCGTGTTCCATTCGCCGGACTTCATCACGTGCTGGGGGCGGTTCCGCAAAGTGATCACCATCCACGACCTGTATTTCATGGAGCATCCGGAGGTGATGAGTGCCGATGGCATGCGCTACTACGGCCGCATCCGCTGGTCGGCGTCGGTCGCCGATCGCATCATCGCCGTATCGCACTTCACGCGCCAGGACATCCTACGCCTGATCCCCGAAGCCGCGCCCGAGAAGGTGGTGGTGGTGCACGAAGCTGCCGACCGGGAATTAAGAATTGAGAATGAAGAATTGAGAAAATCCAGCGCGAGTCTTCATTCTCAATTCTCAATTCTCAATTCTCGATTCATCCTGTTCGTGGGCACGCTAGAGCCGCGCAAGAACCTGGGCACGCTGCTGCGCGCGCTGGCGCGCTTGCCAAGCGATGTCCGCCTCGTCGTTGTAGGCGCGGTGGGTTGGCGCAACGAGGCACTCGGCGATGTGGCCCGCGAACTGGGCGTGACCGATCGCGTCACGTTCGCCGGCTGGGTGAGCGACGACGAACTGGATGCGTTGTATCGTCAGGCGCGGTTGCTGGTCATGCCGTCGCTTTCGGAGGGCTTCGGCCTGCCGGTTCTCGAGGCAATGTCGCGTGGCACGCCGGTGGTATGCAGCAGCGCCGGCTCGTTGCCCGAAATTGCCGCCGATGCCGCTTTGCTTCACGAGCCGATGGACGCTGCGGAGCTGGCGCAGCACATCCTGGCCCTATGGACGGACGATGCCTTGCACGCCGAATATGCGCGCCGCGGCCTGATGCGTGCGCAGCGTTTCTCTTGGGCACGCGCTGCGCAAGAGACCCTCGCCGTCTATCGTGCGGCACTCGGCTAA
- the proS gene encoding proline--tRNA ligase, producing MRLSSLFGTTLREAPAGVEAASHRLLLRAGFIRPLGAGMFAYLPLAHRALAKIEHVLREELSAIGAQEMQLPMVSLAEAGSTAGLETARFKDRKARDPAPAAPSAAAMAEIVRSEIRSHQQLPQLVFHIQAQFRDALRPHGGLLYAREFTALRAFALAADEAGMQAQYRALCEAYQRAFRRCALPVSMVEAGTGDVVAHRFVHLTPEGEDEIVSCDACGYAADRRVATFRKPPGDAEPPKPLEKVATPNAKTIEALARFLDIPSRKTAKAVFLVAAHEDAEGRREQFIFVVVRGDMEVSAAKLAAVLGATELRPATDDEIRAVGAEPGYASPVGLADPIPRSPLPVIIVVDDAVPASPNLVAGANAHGYHLWNTNYGRDYVAHIVADIVIASPGDACPHCGAPLRLDRGVAIGRIRQFGASYAEAMRLTYLTADGAPRPVMMISASIGVSRLLACIAEAHHDDEGLIWPPSVAPYPVHLVALAGRDGDALAKAEALYHDLRRAGIEALFDDRAESPGVKFADADLIGLPLRITVAPKSLATGGAEFKRRDADAREIVSLEDAVARARDALEQMAAEVATGAWRAQTKAE from the coding sequence ATGCGCCTGTCGTCCCTCTTCGGTACCACGTTGCGCGAGGCGCCCGCAGGCGTCGAGGCCGCCAGCCACCGGTTGCTGTTGCGCGCCGGCTTCATCCGCCCGCTCGGCGCAGGCATGTTCGCCTACTTGCCGCTCGCCCATCGTGCATTGGCCAAGATCGAGCATGTGCTGCGCGAGGAGCTAAGCGCCATCGGCGCACAGGAGATGCAGTTGCCGATGGTGTCGCTTGCGGAAGCCGGAAGCACAGCCGGCCTCGAAACGGCGCGATTCAAAGATCGCAAGGCGCGCGACCCGGCGCCGGCAGCACCCTCCGCAGCTGCGATGGCCGAGATCGTCAGGAGCGAGATTCGGTCGCATCAGCAACTGCCGCAGCTCGTGTTTCATATTCAGGCGCAGTTTCGCGACGCGCTGCGCCCGCACGGCGGCTTGCTCTACGCGCGCGAGTTCACGGCGCTACGCGCGTTCGCGCTGGCTGCCGACGAAGCCGGCATGCAGGCGCAGTATCGCGCGTTGTGCGAAGCCTATCAACGCGCCTTCCGGCGTTGTGCGCTGCCGGTCAGCATGGTCGAGGCCGGCACAGGCGACGTCGTCGCGCATCGCTTCGTGCATCTCACGCCCGAAGGCGAAGACGAGATCGTCTCGTGCGATGCCTGCGGTTACGCCGCCGACCGGCGCGTGGCGACCTTCCGCAAGCCGCCGGGTGACGCCGAGCCGCCCAAGCCGCTCGAGAAAGTCGCTACGCCCAACGCCAAGACGATCGAGGCGCTGGCGCGTTTCCTCGATATCCCCAGTCGCAAGACGGCCAAGGCAGTCTTCCTGGTGGCGGCGCATGAGGACGCCGAAGGCCGGCGCGAACAATTCATCTTCGTCGTCGTTCGCGGCGACATGGAGGTAAGCGCAGCGAAACTGGCGGCCGTGCTTGGCGCGACCGAGCTGCGACCGGCGACCGATGATGAGATCCGCGCTGTCGGCGCAGAGCCGGGATACGCCTCGCCGGTTGGGTTGGCCGATCCAATCCCGCGGTCGCCGTTGCCGGTGATCATCGTCGTGGACGACGCCGTGCCGGCCTCGCCCAACCTGGTCGCCGGCGCGAACGCGCATGGCTACCACCTGTGGAACACCAACTATGGCCGGGACTATGTGGCGCACATCGTGGCCGACATCGTCATTGCCAGCCCGGGCGACGCTTGTCCCCACTGCGGCGCGCCGCTGCGCCTGGATCGCGGTGTGGCCATCGGACGCATTCGCCAATTCGGCGCATCGTATGCCGAAGCAATGCGCCTGACCTACCTGACCGCCGACGGCGCGCCGCGACCGGTGATGATGATTAGCGCCAGCATCGGCGTCAGCCGGCTGCTGGCGTGCATCGCCGAGGCACATCACGACGACGAAGGGCTGATCTGGCCGCCGAGTGTCGCGCCGTATCCGGTGCATCTGGTAGCGCTGGCCGGCCGGGATGGCGATGCTCTAGCCAAAGCCGAGGCGCTCTACCACGACTTGCGACGCGCAGGGATCGAAGCGCTCTTCGACGACCGCGCCGAGTCGCCCGGGGTGAAATTCGCCGATGCCGACCTGATCGGCCTGCCGTTGCGCATCACCGTTGCGCCGAAGTCGTTGGCCACTGGCGGCGCAGAGTTCAAGCGCCGCGATGCCGACGCGCGCGAGATCGTGTCGCTGGAAGATGCCGTTGCACGCGCGCGGGACGCGCTCGAGCAGATGGCGGCTGAGGTCGCGACTGGCGCGTGGCGCGCTCAGACAAAGGCCGAGTAG